From one Luteipulveratus mongoliensis genomic stretch:
- a CDS encoding HlyD family efflux transporter periplasmic adaptor subunit has product MQFRGRALQKMREPDELDRPVVLVDPRGWTSVFVVLILAIGAGLWAVTGRLPLTTSAPGFLTSHGGTHQLSSPYEGSVTEIKAQPGQVVTAGQTLLVVSGHGTAGASAPVGPHWVKAPFDGRVINVSTAVGDLISRGRQVITLERRQGANDPIIAYVFVPSDKAGAIRKGMNVHLAVDGIPKARFGLLRGTVEDVGAYPVDEDGVRALVGSSGNAKELSSQGSVTAVTVALKKVDSTYDWTAVTGRSVQLTTQRVVSAEFSLGSRTPFDVLLGVK; this is encoded by the coding sequence ATGCAGTTCCGTGGCCGCGCGCTTCAGAAGATGCGAGAGCCGGACGAGCTCGACCGGCCGGTCGTCCTGGTCGATCCACGCGGGTGGACGTCGGTCTTCGTCGTCCTGATCCTGGCGATCGGCGCTGGTCTGTGGGCCGTGACGGGTCGGTTGCCGCTGACGACGTCGGCGCCCGGATTCCTCACCAGTCACGGTGGTACGCATCAGCTCTCGAGCCCCTACGAGGGATCGGTGACCGAGATCAAGGCGCAACCGGGCCAGGTGGTCACAGCCGGGCAGACCCTGCTCGTCGTGTCCGGCCACGGCACCGCCGGCGCCTCAGCGCCCGTTGGGCCGCACTGGGTCAAGGCGCCCTTCGATGGCCGAGTCATCAATGTCAGCACCGCTGTTGGCGATCTGATCAGTCGCGGCCGACAGGTCATCACGCTGGAGCGAAGGCAAGGTGCGAACGACCCGATCATCGCCTACGTGTTCGTGCCGAGCGACAAGGCCGGCGCCATCCGAAAGGGGATGAACGTGCACCTTGCGGTCGACGGGATCCCGAAGGCGCGGTTCGGTCTGCTGCGCGGCACGGTCGAGGACGTGGGGGCGTACCCCGTCGACGAGGACGGCGTACGCGCTCTGGTTGGGAGCAGTGGCAACGCGAAGGAGCTGAGCTCGCAGGGCTCGGTGACCGCGGTGACTGTCGCTCTCAAGAAGGTGGACTCGACTTACGACTGGACGGCCGTCACGGGACGCTCCGTGCAGCTCACGACGCAACGCGTGGTCTCAGCGGAGTTCTCCCTCGGCTCGCGGACACCGTTCGACGTACTCCTGGGCGTGAAGTGA
- a CDS encoding NHLP family bacteriocin export ABC transporter peptidase/permease/ATPase subunit, with amino-acid sequence MPATPTPSRPEGEASKPARPEGEASKPAGDWGRSAAQQEAVAKVADQPSAGPATKARRRWGVLGRVLTRGNQPETPGERDDLDEHEEFLHSAAGRPRRPRRFVTPVTIQMESVECGAAALSIILGYWGRVVPLERLRADCGVSRNGSNARDILAAARQHGLEATGLQMELEDLKRMRSPVIVFWAFQHFMVVEGFARRFNQIVVSVNDPAGGRRLMSWDEFDAGFTGVALLFKPGPDFAKGGRRPSVTRALRERRVSSGRTMPLVLVASLLLVIPGVIGPAFNRVFLDSVLSGMAPDYLWPLIGVMVVTVAVAFLLSGVQRQYLMRWESRVSLVSSTRFLRHTLRLPVGFFLQRKAAEVNQRVSFNDRVAEVVSRDLTVSAVNLLLVVFYAVFLMRYDVLLGCIGIGTAIANVILLQRVISARRAINDSINADTGNMIGTTFHTLQTIETIKATAGEDTAHMRWAGFYAKVVGANQRIGVPTVIIAVVPPLLASINTGFILMLGGLRVIDGAMTVGVLMSFQSLMAGFNRPIIELTNLSSRIQSLGTEIARLRDVENYPVDACFTQTEGPVGTRLSGAMKADKVAFGYSDSEPPIIAEMSFEVAPGGRVALVGTSGSGKSTVGRLIAGLVEPTGGSLEFDGRPLGSYPRTVLAASIGYVDQDITLFEGTVKSNISMWDESMPDDVVIKALKDAEIHDAISARPGGIHARIGENGGNLSGGQRQRLEIARALAAQPTVLVMDEATSALDPETERQVMDNLSRRGCSAVIIAHRLSTIRDADEILVMDKGRIAERGTHDHLLQHGQIYPNLIKATENNEEVAA; translated from the coding sequence ATGCCGGCGACACCGACTCCCTCTCGCCCGGAGGGTGAAGCGAGCAAGCCGGCTCGCCCAGAGGGCGAGGCGAGCAAGCCGGCAGGGGACTGGGGCCGGAGCGCGGCCCAGCAGGAGGCCGTCGCCAAGGTGGCCGACCAGCCGTCGGCAGGCCCGGCTACCAAGGCTCGTCGCCGATGGGGCGTCCTCGGAAGGGTCCTGACACGCGGCAACCAGCCCGAGACGCCAGGCGAGCGGGACGATCTCGACGAGCACGAGGAGTTCCTCCACTCCGCGGCCGGTCGGCCACGTCGTCCGCGACGGTTCGTCACACCGGTCACCATCCAGATGGAGTCGGTCGAGTGCGGTGCCGCCGCATTGTCGATCATCCTCGGTTACTGGGGCAGGGTCGTACCGCTGGAGCGCCTGCGTGCCGACTGCGGCGTCTCGCGCAACGGCTCGAACGCGCGCGACATCCTCGCCGCCGCCCGGCAGCACGGTCTGGAGGCGACCGGTCTGCAGATGGAGCTGGAGGACCTCAAGCGGATGAGGTCACCGGTCATCGTCTTCTGGGCCTTCCAGCACTTCATGGTCGTCGAGGGTTTCGCGCGCCGGTTCAACCAGATCGTGGTGAGCGTCAACGACCCGGCCGGTGGCAGACGGCTGATGTCCTGGGATGAGTTCGATGCCGGATTCACAGGCGTAGCACTGCTTTTCAAGCCTGGACCTGACTTCGCGAAGGGTGGGCGCCGGCCCAGCGTCACTCGGGCGCTGCGGGAGCGACGTGTGAGCTCCGGTCGTACGATGCCGCTCGTCCTGGTGGCGAGCCTGCTGCTCGTCATCCCCGGTGTGATCGGGCCGGCGTTCAACCGTGTCTTCCTGGACAGCGTGCTGTCGGGCATGGCACCGGACTACCTGTGGCCGCTCATCGGGGTCATGGTCGTGACGGTGGCCGTCGCATTCCTCCTGTCCGGGGTGCAGCGGCAGTACCTCATGCGCTGGGAGTCCCGGGTCTCTCTGGTGAGCTCGACCCGATTCCTGCGGCACACGCTCCGGCTGCCCGTGGGGTTCTTCCTGCAGCGCAAGGCGGCTGAGGTCAACCAGCGGGTGTCGTTCAACGACCGGGTCGCCGAGGTGGTCTCACGCGATCTGACGGTGAGTGCGGTCAACCTGCTGCTGGTCGTGTTCTACGCCGTCTTCCTCATGCGGTACGACGTGCTGCTGGGCTGCATCGGAATCGGCACCGCCATCGCGAATGTCATTCTCCTGCAACGGGTTATCTCCGCCAGGCGGGCTATCAACGACTCGATCAACGCCGACACAGGCAACATGATCGGGACGACGTTCCACACGCTGCAGACCATCGAGACGATCAAGGCGACCGCCGGTGAGGACACCGCGCACATGCGGTGGGCCGGCTTCTACGCCAAGGTCGTCGGCGCCAACCAGCGCATCGGCGTACCCACCGTCATCATCGCCGTCGTGCCGCCGCTGCTCGCCAGCATCAACACCGGTTTCATCCTGATGCTCGGTGGCCTGCGGGTGATCGACGGGGCGATGACCGTCGGCGTGCTGATGTCGTTCCAGAGCCTGATGGCGGGGTTCAACCGGCCGATCATCGAGCTCACCAACCTCAGCAGCCGAATTCAGAGCCTGGGCACCGAGATCGCCCGGCTCCGCGATGTCGAGAACTACCCGGTGGACGCGTGCTTCACCCAGACCGAAGGCCCGGTCGGCACCCGGCTCTCCGGAGCGATGAAGGCCGACAAGGTGGCCTTCGGCTACTCCGACAGCGAGCCGCCGATCATCGCCGAGATGAGCTTCGAGGTGGCGCCTGGTGGGCGCGTCGCGCTGGTCGGTACTTCAGGGAGCGGCAAGTCGACGGTCGGTCGCCTGATCGCCGGTCTCGTCGAACCCACAGGTGGCTCACTGGAATTCGACGGTCGGCCCCTGGGCAGCTATCCGCGCACGGTGCTGGCCGCCTCGATCGGCTACGTCGACCAGGACATCACGCTGTTCGAGGGCACGGTCAAGAGCAACATCTCGATGTGGGACGAGTCGATGCCCGACGACGTCGTGATCAAGGCGCTCAAGGATGCCGAGATCCACGACGCGATCTCGGCCCGCCCGGGCGGCATCCACGCGCGCATCGGTGAGAACGGCGGCAACCTCTCAGGCGGCCAGCGGCAGCGGCTGGAGATCGCTCGCGCTCTCGCGGCCCAGCCCACCGTGCTCGTGATGGATGAGGCGACCAGCGCGCTGGACCCCGAGACCGAGCGGCAGGTGATGGACAACCTGAGCCGCCGCGGCTGCAGCGCGGTCATCATCGCGCACCGCCTCTCCACCATCAGGGACGCCGATGAAATCCTCGTGATGGACAAGGGCCGGATCGCCGAGCGCGGCACCCACGACCACCTCCTGCAGCACGGCCAGATCTACCCCAACCTGATCAAGGCCACCGAGAACAACGAGGAGGTGGCGGCATGA
- a CDS encoding SagB family peptide dehydrogenase, with protein MSSSEVVELLALAGGTSLAAVGEGGYELRHRGGQFPLRASNPGVRVALEALSVGPREVGDLTVAVERAGSVAGLLQWNALLDRLDRAGAIDRQLVVDGAPLLTVHVVGSGSSQLMRLPDDLGAVRLSRLATLTALDGRVRAKAPTSAVELHLSDRALKMWGELAQNADVVTAQADSPVWTWFVRALLTAQVATAAKDDDTERWWSPAEWAMHTQSRDPRTVAGFAGTYRFAGVVEAPPAALRTQPLRSLALSVPDLEAARRSDPPLAEVMESRRSRRVHDDDRPITADQLGELLYRIARIRRQFTASDGQELLDRPVPSGGSIHEIDVFPLVGLCDGIEPGLWHYDGAAHQLDLIAEQDPRTEQLRESAASASLMPDGQRPQVVLLLGARFDRLMYKYESIGYSLICKHVGVMFQSVYLAAESMGLATCALGAGLSPVFNDVSGFDPFSLSTVGEITVGSRGAEPDGSS; from the coding sequence ATGTCTTCTTCTGAGGTCGTCGAGCTCCTCGCGCTGGCCGGCGGCACCTCGCTCGCCGCTGTTGGCGAGGGCGGCTACGAGCTGCGTCACCGTGGCGGGCAGTTCCCTCTACGAGCGTCCAACCCCGGCGTACGCGTTGCCCTTGAAGCACTTTCGGTCGGTCCGCGCGAGGTGGGCGACCTGACAGTTGCAGTCGAGCGTGCGGGCTCCGTGGCGGGTCTCCTGCAGTGGAATGCGCTGCTGGACCGCCTGGACAGGGCGGGTGCGATCGATCGGCAGCTCGTCGTCGACGGCGCTCCGCTGCTGACCGTGCACGTCGTCGGGTCAGGCTCCAGCCAGCTCATGCGCCTGCCGGACGACCTCGGTGCCGTACGACTGTCGCGCCTGGCCACGCTCACCGCCCTGGACGGGCGGGTCCGGGCGAAGGCTCCCACCAGTGCCGTCGAGCTGCACCTGTCTGACCGCGCTCTCAAGATGTGGGGTGAGCTGGCGCAGAACGCGGATGTTGTTACTGCTCAGGCGGACTCGCCCGTCTGGACGTGGTTCGTGCGCGCGCTGCTCACGGCACAGGTCGCCACGGCCGCGAAGGACGACGACACCGAACGCTGGTGGTCACCGGCAGAGTGGGCGATGCACACGCAGAGCCGAGACCCGCGTACGGTGGCCGGTTTTGCCGGGACGTATCGGTTTGCAGGAGTAGTCGAGGCGCCACCGGCCGCCCTGCGTACGCAGCCGCTCCGCTCACTTGCCCTCTCGGTCCCAGACCTGGAGGCGGCACGACGCTCGGACCCGCCGCTCGCCGAGGTCATGGAGTCGCGCCGGTCGCGTCGCGTGCATGACGACGACCGTCCAATCACGGCTGACCAGCTGGGTGAGCTGCTCTACCGGATCGCCCGGATACGAAGGCAGTTCACGGCTTCGGATGGACAAGAGCTGCTCGACCGGCCGGTGCCATCCGGTGGATCCATCCACGAGATCGACGTGTTCCCGCTGGTCGGCCTGTGCGACGGGATCGAGCCCGGGCTGTGGCACTACGACGGCGCCGCGCACCAGCTCGACCTGATCGCCGAGCAGGACCCGCGGACGGAGCAGCTGCGCGAGTCAGCGGCATCGGCGTCACTGATGCCGGACGGACAGCGGCCCCAGGTCGTACTGCTCCTTGGCGCGCGCTTCGACCGGCTGATGTACAAGTACGAGTCGATCGGCTACTCGCTCATCTGCAAACACGTCGGGGTCATGTTCCAGTCCGTCTATCTCGCAGCGGAGTCGATGGGGCTGGCTACCTGTGCGCTCGGGGCCGGCCTGTCGCCGGTCTTCAACGATGTCAGTGGTTTTGACCCGTTCTCCTTGTCCACGGTCGGCGAGATCACCGTGGGCAGCCGAGGGGCCGAGCCGGACGGGAGCAGCTGA
- a CDS encoding LuxR family transcriptional regulator, whose amino-acid sequence MDEAPDVSGHVLTRITAGKPQVVLVEGGRGSGRSTTLHDLTAQLHDAGVGILRARCHREESGHAYGVIRQLLDDVEDLPSGTSVGSHEQSERFYRTTRRRSDARPLAIVIDDLRHADGPSLQALTYLSRRLDNLPVALIVVLDSDGPHAGTLADELRQLTYTTTVSMTAYTPDEEVQALRTLSGRTLSEHTLQICRHTTRGVRQAVAVLARQLGSRLPAHDGDIFAAVLTACAITSWQTWYQWLVAEDEQVAAIYRAMLVLEPEASLSSAALLQGLGETAALQAGVMLHRYNLICGEGEHLLHRGFVPHHYRQLPVEDSLQLHASAAQLSTQVGSSARTVAHHLMAAGTELKPDDLAVFRRASNEAMQVGDWPFALRTLRYALLRSSDRSAATGLAVDLHDVQLRTDVNACLQSTVGLVNAGLEPHQIARELAPISHLVLVLSHAPVSHLVRDLAQQDELADEGSPCRRRSFDLAAQALVMGDATSARRLMRTLTSTTSTGRDRDAAGLRAAWALSVAAHGKERERCRALMHEVAPDLVTLSQLDPTVIALAALTATWAEELDAAQLWASEGASVARSEQRYADEGLNLMVRAEAHDRLGDPELAYADALAAEEAFAKVSADRLADVARALAARAALKLGRHEEAQSLVAEVEVHQGAHPYFSAIISSVKGQVCERQGDDTGAMTHLLDCPRYLDAAGIRNPVAVPWRAEVVRIMLRTKRHGVARALCARELESSRTWGAPATVGRALRTHSTVLGREHRLEVLEDSVAHLEEAGLLAEVAHTLSEMSALQALRGDMRAATTSLTRADELKAAVAQVRPIGSTRSACPQISGLTAAEWRVVIKVMEGLSNAAVAKQLYLSKRTIDTHLGRIYRKLGINSRQQLAAVVGTPPPLASSS is encoded by the coding sequence ATGGACGAAGCACCCGATGTCAGTGGCCACGTACTGACACGGATCACAGCGGGCAAACCGCAGGTTGTCCTCGTCGAGGGGGGCCGGGGTTCCGGCCGGTCCACGACCTTGCACGACCTCACAGCGCAGCTGCACGACGCGGGCGTCGGCATCCTGCGAGCGCGATGTCACCGCGAAGAGTCCGGGCACGCGTACGGCGTCATCAGGCAGCTCCTGGATGACGTCGAGGATCTACCGTCCGGGACGTCCGTCGGCAGCCACGAGCAGTCCGAGCGGTTCTACCGGACCACCCGCCGGCGCAGCGACGCCCGGCCACTCGCCATCGTGATCGACGACTTGCGGCATGCCGACGGGCCCTCGCTGCAGGCGCTGACCTATCTCAGCCGGCGACTGGACAACCTGCCCGTCGCGCTCATCGTGGTCCTCGACAGCGATGGCCCTCACGCGGGCACGCTCGCGGACGAGCTGCGCCAGCTGACCTACACGACGACGGTGTCGATGACCGCCTACACACCGGACGAGGAGGTGCAGGCGCTGCGGACCCTGAGCGGTCGGACCCTCTCGGAGCACACGCTGCAGATCTGTCGCCACACCACCCGCGGCGTACGCCAGGCGGTCGCAGTCCTCGCCCGCCAGCTGGGGAGTCGCCTGCCTGCGCACGACGGCGACATCTTCGCCGCAGTCCTCACGGCGTGCGCGATCACCTCGTGGCAGACGTGGTACCAGTGGCTGGTGGCCGAGGACGAGCAGGTCGCGGCGATCTATCGGGCGATGCTTGTCCTGGAGCCCGAGGCCAGCCTGTCCAGCGCGGCTCTCCTGCAGGGGCTCGGTGAGACCGCTGCGCTCCAGGCGGGAGTCATGCTCCATCGCTACAACCTCATCTGCGGCGAGGGCGAGCATCTGCTGCATCGTGGCTTCGTCCCGCACCACTACCGACAGCTCCCCGTCGAGGACTCGTTGCAGCTGCACGCCTCGGCCGCCCAGCTCTCGACCCAGGTCGGCAGCTCGGCGCGGACGGTCGCCCACCACCTGATGGCCGCCGGGACCGAGCTGAAACCGGACGACCTCGCAGTCTTCCGTCGGGCGTCCAACGAGGCGATGCAGGTCGGTGACTGGCCGTTCGCGCTGCGGACCCTGCGCTACGCGCTCCTGCGCTCGTCCGACCGCTCTGCCGCCACGGGGCTCGCGGTCGACCTGCACGACGTCCAGCTCCGGACGGACGTCAACGCCTGCCTGCAGTCCACAGTCGGCCTCGTCAACGCCGGGCTCGAGCCCCACCAGATCGCCCGCGAGCTGGCACCCATCTCCCACCTCGTCCTCGTGCTCAGCCACGCTCCGGTCAGCCATCTGGTCCGCGACCTCGCGCAGCAGGACGAGCTCGCCGACGAGGGCTCGCCCTGTCGACGGCGATCGTTCGACCTCGCCGCGCAGGCCCTCGTCATGGGCGACGCGACGTCCGCACGCCGGCTCATGCGCACCCTGACGTCGACCACCTCGACCGGTCGCGACCGCGACGCGGCGGGCCTGCGCGCCGCGTGGGCGTTGTCCGTCGCCGCGCACGGCAAGGAACGCGAGCGATGCCGCGCCCTGATGCACGAGGTGGCGCCGGACCTGGTGACGCTGTCGCAGCTGGACCCCACCGTGATCGCCCTCGCGGCCTTGACAGCCACCTGGGCCGAAGAGCTCGACGCCGCGCAGCTGTGGGCGTCCGAGGGCGCCTCCGTCGCGCGCTCGGAGCAGCGGTACGCCGACGAGGGCCTCAACCTGATGGTGCGCGCTGAGGCTCACGACCGGCTCGGTGACCCCGAGCTGGCGTACGCCGACGCGCTGGCTGCCGAGGAAGCCTTCGCCAAGGTCTCTGCGGACCGGCTCGCCGATGTCGCGCGCGCGTTGGCCGCGCGGGCCGCGCTCAAGCTCGGCCGCCACGAGGAGGCGCAGTCGCTGGTGGCCGAGGTGGAGGTCCACCAGGGCGCCCACCCCTACTTCAGCGCGATCATCTCCAGCGTCAAGGGCCAGGTCTGCGAACGCCAGGGCGACGACACCGGCGCGATGACCCATCTGCTCGACTGCCCGCGCTACCTCGATGCCGCCGGCATCCGCAACCCGGTGGCGGTCCCGTGGCGGGCGGAAGTCGTACGCATCATGCTGCGGACCAAGCGGCACGGCGTCGCACGCGCTTTGTGCGCCCGCGAGCTGGAGTCCTCACGGACCTGGGGCGCGCCGGCCACGGTCGGGCGAGCGCTGCGTACGCACTCCACGGTGCTCGGCCGAGAGCACCGACTCGAAGTCTTGGAGGACTCAGTGGCACATCTGGAGGAGGCCGGGCTGCTGGCCGAGGTCGCACACACGCTGTCCGAGATGAGCGCTCTGCAGGCCCTCCGGGGCGACATGCGCGCGGCGACCACGAGTCTGACGCGCGCAGACGAGCTCAAGGCCGCCGTGGCCCAGGTCCGTCCGATCGGGTCGACGCGCAGCGCCTGCCCACAGATCTCGGGCCTGACGGCCGCCGAGTGGCGGGTGGTCATCAAGGTCATGGAGGGGCTGAGCAACGCAGCGGTGGCCAAGCAGCTCTACCTGTCCAAGCGGACCATCGACACCCACCTCGGCCGGATCTACCGCAAGCTGGGGATCAACTCGCGGCAGCAGCTGGCGGCCGTCGTCGGCACCCCGCCGCCGCTCGCGTCGTCCAGCTGA
- a CDS encoding TOMM precursor leader peptide-binding protein, protein MLKRPRIRGHYRVEATDGERVFLLAESDQFVLEGQVMVALIPLLDGTRAVEDLVSALSDRFDIMRVFGALQRLYAAGHLTEGRPDLPLETMQWLDALAIPAAAYDVGVRTFQVVVTAVGDVDPGPMTAGLSELGLKVRAVPSDEVAEAQADFVLVLADDYLNDALAGLNAAFLQAEQPWGLAKPGGRELWAGPFFAPGETGCWRCLQQRLAANRQVERYVLGKRSGQTPHLPASAHHVAGDAVVTGLLAAPLSRMIATRDRCELTGRMRSIDLGTGAALDHELIRQPQCPECGDVTRASTPEVKITLTRGDATNTTDGGYRMFTPQQTYDRLEKHISPAIGAITGLTGLDVDAEDGITYSYAAGHNFAMVRDNVDTLKRNMRSQSGGKGRTSIQAKVSAVCEALERYSAVWRGDERVRQASYDDLSSDVAIHPDRLTMYSDAQYDERDTWNDDEMHRLHLVPERFRTDLPIDWAKVWSLTDQREREVPAAYLWYGHPDLREHFFCISDSNGSASGNTLEEAILQGFCEIVERDAVAIWWYNRTPVRGVDLSSIDDPYIATMQGYYASMDRSIWVLDLTSDLGIPTFAACSARDHEVEDIMVGFGAHPDANIAVMRALTELNQFLPVVRRRDEDGNTVYLGDDPEMIGWARTVRLGENRWLQADPSIPLARIDSFPQMQSYDLVDCIEHCVEAARQSGLDVVVADLSRPEIELSVVKVIVPGMRHFWRRTGPGRLYDVPVRLGRLDAPTSEHDLNPRNVFF, encoded by the coding sequence GTGCTGAAGCGTCCAAGGATTCGAGGTCACTACCGGGTCGAGGCCACGGACGGTGAGCGGGTCTTCCTGCTGGCCGAGTCGGACCAGTTCGTGCTTGAGGGCCAGGTGATGGTCGCCCTCATCCCGCTCCTGGACGGCACCCGTGCGGTCGAGGACCTGGTCTCTGCGCTGTCGGACCGCTTCGACATCATGCGCGTGTTCGGCGCCCTCCAGCGTCTGTACGCCGCTGGTCACCTGACCGAGGGCCGACCCGACCTGCCGCTCGAGACCATGCAGTGGCTGGACGCGCTCGCGATCCCGGCGGCGGCGTACGACGTGGGTGTCCGGACCTTCCAGGTCGTCGTGACCGCGGTCGGCGACGTGGACCCCGGGCCGATGACGGCGGGTCTGAGCGAGCTGGGGCTGAAGGTGCGGGCCGTGCCGTCCGACGAGGTGGCCGAAGCGCAGGCGGACTTCGTCCTGGTGCTGGCCGACGACTACCTCAACGACGCACTCGCCGGCCTGAACGCCGCGTTTTTGCAGGCCGAGCAGCCCTGGGGTCTGGCCAAGCCTGGCGGCCGCGAGCTGTGGGCAGGCCCGTTCTTCGCGCCGGGCGAGACAGGTTGCTGGCGCTGCCTGCAGCAACGCTTGGCGGCCAACCGGCAGGTCGAGCGCTACGTACTCGGCAAGCGGTCCGGTCAGACGCCACACCTTCCGGCGTCCGCGCACCACGTCGCAGGTGACGCGGTAGTGACCGGGCTGCTTGCCGCTCCACTCAGCCGGATGATCGCGACGCGCGACCGGTGCGAGCTGACCGGCCGGATGCGCTCGATCGACCTGGGCACCGGAGCGGCGCTGGACCACGAGCTGATCCGGCAGCCGCAGTGTCCCGAGTGCGGCGACGTCACCCGGGCGAGCACGCCGGAGGTCAAGATCACGCTGACCCGAGGCGACGCGACGAACACCACTGACGGCGGCTACCGGATGTTCACGCCGCAGCAGACGTACGACCGCCTCGAGAAGCACATCTCGCCGGCGATCGGTGCGATCACCGGGCTGACCGGGCTCGATGTCGATGCCGAGGACGGCATCACGTACTCCTACGCCGCCGGGCACAACTTCGCGATGGTGCGTGACAACGTCGACACCCTCAAGCGCAACATGCGCTCGCAGAGCGGCGGCAAGGGACGAACCTCCATCCAGGCCAAGGTCAGCGCCGTTTGTGAGGCGCTGGAACGGTATTCGGCGGTCTGGCGCGGCGACGAGCGTGTGAGGCAGGCGTCGTACGACGATCTCTCGTCGGATGTCGCGATCCATCCAGACCGGCTGACGATGTACTCGGACGCGCAGTACGACGAGCGTGACACCTGGAACGACGACGAGATGCACCGGCTGCACCTCGTGCCGGAACGGTTCCGGACGGACCTGCCGATCGACTGGGCCAAGGTCTGGTCGCTGACCGACCAGCGCGAGCGCGAGGTCCCGGCTGCCTACCTCTGGTACGGGCACCCGGACCTGCGAGAGCACTTCTTCTGCATCTCCGACTCCAACGGCAGTGCCAGTGGCAACACGCTCGAAGAGGCGATTCTGCAAGGCTTTTGCGAGATCGTCGAGCGGGACGCGGTGGCGATCTGGTGGTACAACCGCACGCCCGTTCGCGGAGTCGATCTCTCCTCGATCGATGACCCCTACATCGCAACCATGCAGGGTTACTACGCGTCGATGGACCGCTCGATCTGGGTCCTGGACCTGACCTCCGACCTGGGCATCCCGACCTTCGCCGCCTGCTCGGCGCGCGACCACGAGGTCGAGGACATCATGGTCGGGTTTGGCGCCCACCCGGACGCGAACATCGCCGTGATGCGCGCTCTGACCGAGCTCAACCAGTTCCTGCCTGTCGTGCGTCGACGCGATGAGGACGGCAACACGGTCTACCTCGGCGACGACCCGGAGATGATCGGCTGGGCGAGGACCGTGCGACTCGGCGAAAACCGTTGGCTGCAAGCCGATCCCAGCATTCCGCTGGCTCGGATCGACAGCTTCCCGCAGATGCAGAGCTATGACCTGGTGGACTGCATCGAGCACTGTGTGGAGGCCGCGCGACAGAGCGGCCTCGACGTCGTGGTGGCGGACCTGAGCCGGCCGGAGATCGAGCTGTCCGTGGTCAAGGTCATCGTGCCGGGCATGCGCCACTTCTGGCGGCGCACGGGTCCTGGCCGCCTGTACGACGTGCCGGTTCGCCTCGGACGACTGGACGCTCCGACATCGGAGCACGACCTCAACCCGCGCAATGTCTTCTTCTGA